One segment of Bacteroidales bacterium DNA contains the following:
- a CDS encoding fibrobacter succinogenes major paralogous domain-containing protein — protein MNEENSLIKRSETSLIRIGKSLAITNKLLNEFDRLSETVTEIDGNIYHTVKIGTQVWMVENLNVSHFRNGEIIPEAKTAEEWKEAGNKKQPAWCYYDNNPDNGKIYGKLFNWYAVNDSRGLAPLGWHIPSDDEWTMLTEFLGGESYAGGKMKEAGTLHWESPNYGADNSSGFTAIPGGSRNLNGLFHGIGIAGDFWSVTESNCGVWSLDIFYCLESACRKEYKDKNTGYFVRCLRDYFI, from the coding sequence ATGAACGAAGAAAATTCATTAATAAAACGCTCTGAAACTTCACTTATAAGGATTGGTAAATCGCTTGCAATTACTAATAAATTATTAAATGAATTTGATCGGTTATCTGAAACAGTAACAGAAATTGATGGCAATATTTATCACACTGTAAAAATAGGTACACAGGTATGGATGGTTGAAAACCTAAATGTGAGCCATTTTAGAAATGGCGAAATTATTCCTGAAGCTAAAACTGCTGAAGAATGGAAAGAAGCAGGAAATAAAAAACAGCCTGCTTGGTGTTATTACGACAATAATCCTGATAATGGTAAAATATATGGCAAACTTTTCAACTGGTATGCAGTAAACGACTCAAGGGGATTAGCACCATTAGGGTGGCATATACCATCGGATGATGAATGGACAATGCTTACAGAATTTTTAGGCGGAGAAAGTTACGCCGGAGGTAAAATGAAGGAAGCAGGCACATTGCATTGGGAAAGCCCTAATTATGGTGCTGATAACAGCAGCGGTTTTACTGCCATCCCGGGAGGCTCTCGTAACCTCAATGGTTTATTTCACGGTATTGGAATAGCGGGTGATTTCTGGAGTGTTACCGAAAGTAATTGCGGTGTATGGAGTTTGGATATATTTTACTGTTTAGAATCTGCCTGCAGAAAAGAATATAAAGATAAGAATACCGGATATTTTGTTCGTTGTTTAAGAGATTATTTTATTTAA
- a CDS encoding DnaJ domain-containing protein, with the protein MTKNNSIIDFTKIIKRLELIKNLISLEEENEISEQIDKLQKLVLDDTVKSIIKHLQQKSYGIAVKEIEIFINKHHQVAIYIDPEIEALRFEAKALEYEIQQLSDEKVELDKLIYEFSVRHNKELGELIIKILKYRKEKSKGTKQQAEAEKDYESFYTNFEATKEEKIADLTEEELKELKDKYRKASKLCHPDVVEESQKETAHKIFTELNTAYERNDLKRVSEILESLQQGKIFTSKADTANEKQTLQAEIERLRARLHDLNEEINKIKTSETYEQILNITDWDEYFAKTKLQLQEQLNHLEDGEK; encoded by the coding sequence ATGACAAAAAATAATTCAATAATAGACTTTACGAAAATCATCAAACGGCTTGAATTAATAAAGAACCTTATTTCTTTGGAAGAAGAAAATGAAATTTCGGAACAGATTGATAAACTACAAAAATTAGTTTTAGATGATACTGTAAAAAGCATAATAAAACATCTTCAACAAAAATCTTATGGAATTGCAGTAAAAGAAATTGAAATATTTATTAATAAACATCATCAGGTGGCAATTTATATTGACCCCGAAATTGAAGCCCTGCGCTTTGAAGCTAAAGCATTGGAGTACGAGATACAACAGCTAAGTGATGAAAAAGTTGAATTAGATAAATTAATATATGAGTTTAGCGTAAGACATAATAAAGAATTAGGCGAATTAATAATAAAGATTTTAAAATACAGAAAAGAGAAAAGCAAGGGTACAAAACAACAGGCAGAAGCTGAAAAAGATTATGAAAGTTTTTACACCAACTTTGAAGCTACAAAAGAAGAAAAAATAGCAGACTTAACAGAAGAAGAATTAAAAGAATTAAAAGACAAATACAGGAAAGCAAGTAAACTCTGCCATCCAGATGTGGTTGAAGAATCACAAAAAGAAACAGCACACAAAATATTTACGGAACTTAATACAGCTTATGAAAGAAACGATTTAAAAAGAGTTTCAGAAATTTTAGAAAGTTTGCAACAAGGTAAAATCTTCACAAGCAAAGCAGATACAGCTAATGAAAAACAAACGCTGCAAGCCGAAATAGAACGCTTGCGTGCAAGACTTCATGATTTGAACGAGGAAATAAATAAAATTAAAACAAGCGAAACTTACGAACAAATTTTAAATATTACGGATTGGGATGAATACTTTGCTAAAACAAAACTCCAATTACAAGAACAATTAAACCATTTGGAAGATGGAGAAAAATAA
- the glpK gene encoding glycerol kinase GlpK, which produces MNSTQKKYILSIDQGTTSCRAILFDKNAVAKSVSQKEIKQIFPEQGWVEHNPEEIYKTQIEVCKDVLVKTGLYPESIAAIGITNQRETTILWNKNTGKPVYNAIVWQDTRTNAFCHKMKNDGYADLVKDKTGLVIDSYFSAFKIKWILDNIKGVRKAAEKGEILFGTIDTWLLWKLTKGKSHFTDYSNASRTMLFNISTLCWDKELLKIFDIPESILPEVKPSSSFLGNTDKKIFNHVSIPVCGIAGDQQAALFGHGCREEGMIKNTYGTGCFMLMNTGERKIISANGLLTTIAWGIDNKIEYALEGSVFIAGAAVQWLRDNLKIISKASDSEKLAMKVKERKEVYFVPAFSGLGTPYWDMDACGALIGLKRDTGIPDIARAVLEAIAFQTKDVIVSMEEDSGIKIKSLKVDGGATANNFLMQFQSDILNIAVEKSEQSEQTALGVALMAGIQCGFWTKTEIMKLKKNKTSFKSRMTNKEREKLYKGWKKAVSRVMNWYE; this is translated from the coding sequence ATGAATTCTACACAAAAAAAGTATATTCTCTCAATTGACCAGGGAACAACAAGTTGCCGTGCAATACTTTTCGATAAAAATGCAGTTGCTAAAAGTGTATCGCAAAAAGAAATAAAACAGATTTTTCCAGAACAAGGATGGGTTGAACATAATCCTGAAGAAATTTATAAAACACAAATTGAAGTTTGCAAAGATGTGCTTGTAAAAACAGGCTTGTATCCCGAAAGCATTGCAGCAATAGGCATTACAAATCAACGCGAAACGACTATCCTGTGGAATAAAAATACAGGTAAGCCTGTTTATAATGCTATTGTATGGCAGGATACACGCACGAATGCATTTTGTCATAAAATGAAAAATGACGGTTATGCTGATTTGGTAAAAGATAAAACAGGACTGGTTATTGATTCTTATTTTTCTGCATTTAAAATAAAATGGATTCTTGATAATATAAAAGGTGTTCGTAAAGCAGCTGAAAAAGGAGAAATACTTTTTGGAACCATCGACACATGGTTGTTGTGGAAACTTACAAAAGGAAAAAGTCATTTTACTGATTACAGCAATGCCTCGCGTACCATGCTTTTTAATATTTCAACATTGTGCTGGGATAAGGAACTGCTTAAAATATTTGATATTCCTGAAAGTATTTTACCGGAAGTAAAACCATCATCCAGCTTTTTAGGAAATACGGATAAAAAAATATTTAATCATGTTTCTATTCCTGTATGCGGTATTGCCGGCGATCAGCAGGCAGCATTATTCGGTCATGGTTGCCGGGAAGAAGGAATGATAAAAAATACATATGGTACAGGATGCTTTATGTTGATGAACACAGGAGAAAGAAAAATAATTTCAGCAAATGGTTTGCTAACAACTATTGCCTGGGGAATTGATAACAAAATTGAATATGCGCTTGAAGGAAGTGTTTTTATTGCAGGCGCTGCCGTTCAATGGCTGCGCGATAATTTGAAAATTATTTCCAAAGCTTCCGATTCCGAAAAGTTAGCCATGAAAGTAAAGGAGCGTAAAGAAGTATATTTTGTTCCTGCATTTTCAGGATTGGGAACACCTTACTGGGATATGGATGCATGTGGCGCATTAATAGGATTAAAGCGCGATACGGGAATCCCTGATATTGCAAGAGCAGTACTCGAAGCGATTGCTTTTCAAACGAAAGATGTAATCGTTTCAATGGAAGAAGATTCGGGAATTAAAATAAAATCGTTGAAAGTAGATGGTGGCGCTACGGCTAATAATTTTTTAATGCAATTTCAGTCTGATATTTTAAATATTGCTGTTGAGAAATCAGAGCAATCGGAACAGACTGCTTTGGGTGTTGCTCTTATGGCTGGCATTCAGTGCGGTTTCTGGACAAAAACTGAAATCATGAAATTGAAAAAAAATAAAACATCATTTAAATCCCGAATGACAAATAAAGAAAGAGAAAAACTTTATAAAGGCTGGAAGAAAGCCGTAAGCAGGGTTATGAACTGGTATGAATAA
- a CDS encoding alpha/beta hydrolase — translation MKKEIFSYKPEPGVEIKYLRWLPDIKARATLQVVHGMAEHASRYDEFARFMNANGYAVYANDHRGHGHTAGSFENTGYFAKSKGWQKVVNDCKGLTEIIKKENSELPVYILGHSMGSFIVRDIISQNGENYKGAILSGTAWNPFMMLLSGRFVAKMQELFSGKKHRSKLLDKLSFGSFNKKFKPNRTQFDWLSRTPELVDRYVKDKFCGFICTAGFFDDMFGGILKIQKKKVIKKTPSNLPILLACGENDPVGNFTEGVKEVYKKYKSCGIKDIELKIYFQGRHEIFNEINRNEVYGDMLRWMDFRL, via the coding sequence TTGAAAAAAGAAATATTTTCATATAAACCAGAACCGGGTGTAGAAATAAAATATCTGCGCTGGCTGCCTGATATCAAGGCAAGAGCTACATTACAGGTTGTTCACGGCATGGCTGAACATGCATCGCGTTATGATGAATTTGCACGATTCATGAATGCAAATGGTTATGCAGTATATGCAAATGACCATCGCGGACACGGTCATACTGCCGGAAGTTTTGAGAACACCGGTTATTTTGCTAAAAGCAAAGGCTGGCAGAAAGTGGTGAATGATTGTAAAGGACTTACGGAAATAATAAAAAAAGAAAATTCCGAGCTTCCTGTGTATATTCTCGGTCATAGCATGGGTTCGTTTATTGTTCGTGATATCATTTCACAAAATGGAGAAAACTATAAAGGAGCTATTTTATCAGGTACTGCCTGGAATCCTTTCATGATGCTGCTTTCGGGAAGGTTCGTTGCTAAAATGCAGGAATTATTTTCAGGAAAAAAACACAGGAGCAAACTACTTGATAAATTATCGTTTGGCAGTTTTAATAAAAAGTTCAAACCAAACCGAACTCAATTCGATTGGTTAAGCCGCACACCTGAACTGGTTGACCGGTATGTAAAAGATAAATTCTGCGGATTTATTTGTACCGCAGGTTTTTTTGATGATATGTTCGGAGGTATCTTAAAAATTCAGAAAAAGAAAGTTATAAAAAAAACGCCTTCGAATCTACCGATATTATTAGCCTGCGGCGAAAATGACCCTGTAGGTAATTTTACCGAAGGAGTAAAAGAAGTGTATAAAAAATATAAAAGTTGTGGGATAAAAGATATTGAACTTAAAATATACTTCCAGGGAAGGCATGAAATATTTAATGAAATCAACCGCAACGAAGTGTATGGCGATATGCTGAGATGGATGGACTTTCGCTTATGA